The sequence below is a genomic window from Halanaerobiales bacterium.
AAAAGAGGTGCAGATAAAGTATTATTAATGAATTCTCCTGCTCTAAAAGATTTTATTGTAGAGAATTACAGTAATGTAATTGAAGATTTAATAGAAGAATATAAACCTGAAATAATTCTGGCAGCTGCTACTTCAATGGGAAGAACAGTAATGCCTTATATAGCTATAAAAACTGATGCTGGTTTAACAGCTGACTGTACTGACTTAGATATTGAAGAAGATACAGGTAATTTACTTCAGACAAGACCTGCAATCGGGGGTAATATCCTGGCTACTATTAAAACTCCTAATCATAGGCCACAGATGGCAACAGTAAGGCCTCATTCAACAAAACCTGCAGAAAAAGATGAGAATCGTACAGGTGAAATAGTCCATCTTAAATTTGACAGTTCTTTATTAGATGGAAGAGTGAAAAAAATTGGATTCCGTAAAAATGAAGAAGATGCAGTTAATATTCAGGATGCTGATGTTATAGCTGCAGGTGGAAAAGGACTTAAAAAAGGTGAAAACTTTGCTATGATTAGAGAACTTGCCGGTTATTTTGATGGAGCAGTTGGTGCTTCCCGTGATGCAGTAGATAGAGACTGGATTTCTTATCCCTATCAGGTAGGGTTAAGTGGTAAAACAGTTACACCAAAACTCTATTTTGCAGTTGGTATCTCAGGAGCTATTCAACATTTAGCTGGTATGAAAACTTCGGAAAATATTATTGCAATTAATGAAGATCCTGATGCTGATATATTCAAAGTATCAGACTTTGGAATCGTAGGGGACTTATTTGAAATTGTTCCTGAATTGAACAAGCAATTGGCTGAGGAGGTAAAATAATGAAATATAATCCGGTCACAGAAGATATTTTGGCTGAATTAAGAGAAATTGTCGGTGAAAAAAATGTTTTGACAGAAGAAGAAAAAATAGAAGCTTATTCTCATGATGAAACTCCAGCTGAAGAATATGGTCATATGCCAGAAGTAGTTTTAACACCTAATAGTGCAGAAGAGATTTCTAAAATCATGAAGCTGGCTAATAGAGAATTAATTCCGGTTACACCATCTGGAGCTAGAAGTGGTCTTTCTGGAGGAGCTATTCCTGACCATGGTGGAATTGTAATTTCTATAGAAAATATGGATGAAGTTGTAGAAATAGATTATGATAATTTGATGATGGTCTTAGAACCAGGGGTAATTACCAATA
It includes:
- a CDS encoding electron transfer flavoprotein subunit alpha/FixB family protein, coding for MEYNGVWTLGEARNGEIKEVSFELLSRGRKLADKLDEELVSLVIGDKITEEKAEELIKRGADKVLLMNSPALKDFIVENYSNVIEDLIEEYKPEIILAAATSMGRTVMPYIAIKTDAGLTADCTDLDIEEDTGNLLQTRPAIGGNILATIKTPNHRPQMATVRPHSTKPAEKDENRTGEIVHLKFDSSLLDGRVKKIGFRKNEEDAVNIQDADVIAAGGKGLKKGENFAMIRELAGYFDGAVGASRDAVDRDWISYPYQVGLSGKTVTPKLYFAVGISGAIQHLAGMKTSENIIAINEDPDADIFKVSDFGIVGDLFEIVPELNKQLAEEVK